In one Streptomyces sp. NBC_01288 genomic region, the following are encoded:
- a CDS encoding DUF4142 domain-containing protein, translating into MGGALSLTLVALAYPAMLGVTTVSSAPARVIANTQWGPLTEADRDFVVKVRAAGLWEYPVGQMGLKKGASPAVVTASKHLIDGHAALDSTVRKIAPMLNITIPNQPSPQQQGFINTLNSDSGKQFDTDFANILRVTHGSIFATIAKIRGTTENTLVRALANQANATVLDHITVMEDTGLVNFSQVLFQETTPPKLPAVDLTPPPPAAGAPEVVLTPPVNSTTQPPVLPGEASPSSTQTPTVG; encoded by the coding sequence GTGGGCGGTGCCCTCAGCCTGACCCTCGTCGCACTGGCCTATCCGGCAATGCTGGGCGTGACCACGGTCTCCAGCGCCCCCGCACGCGTGATCGCCAACACGCAGTGGGGGCCGCTGACCGAGGCGGACCGCGACTTCGTGGTCAAGGTGCGCGCGGCAGGGCTGTGGGAGTACCCCGTCGGCCAGATGGGACTGAAGAAGGGGGCGAGCCCGGCGGTCGTCACCGCGAGCAAGCACCTCATCGACGGGCACGCGGCGCTGGACTCCACCGTCCGCAAGATCGCACCCATGCTCAACATCACGATCCCGAACCAGCCCAGCCCGCAGCAGCAGGGGTTCATCAACACGCTGAACTCGGACAGCGGCAAGCAGTTCGACACGGACTTCGCCAACATCCTGCGGGTCACGCACGGTTCGATCTTCGCCACCATCGCGAAGATCCGCGGGACGACCGAGAACACCCTGGTGCGGGCCCTGGCCAACCAGGCCAACGCGACCGTTCTGGACCACATCACGGTGATGGAGGACACCGGCCTGGTCAACTTCAGCCAGGTCCTCTTCCAGGAGACGACCCCGCCGAAGCTGCCCGCCGTGGACCTGACCCCGCCACCCCCGGCCGCGGGGGCGCCGGAGGTGGTGCTCACCCCGCCGGTGAACAGCACCACCCAGCCGCCGGTCCTGCCGGGCGAGGCGTCACCCAGCTCCACCCAGACCCCGACCGTGGGGTGA
- a CDS encoding DUF6445 family protein, whose product MPPLPPHSQQRARQQAPLPVLPYRKPTKGRDYWVLNDVLPDVDAVRERCLAKDDWVKGYPYTSETWPGLRTMPGLEPAELGRIERLVKQAIGVKELWVEKAPGGGTLNHNCIQVVGKGESEPRPHTDSRALCRYAAVLYLNPSVPKDCGTSFYRQHLPGGRLGGNVVQAPHNNLVEALGTRFVAPDAFEEDVRVPHKYNSLLLYHANLVHSATGYHGSTLEEKRMTAVFFWMA is encoded by the coding sequence ATGCCGCCACTCCCCCCACACTCCCAGCAGCGGGCCCGCCAGCAGGCCCCCCTCCCCGTCCTCCCGTACCGCAAGCCCACCAAGGGCCGTGACTACTGGGTGCTGAACGACGTGCTTCCGGACGTGGACGCCGTACGGGAGCGGTGTCTCGCGAAGGACGACTGGGTCAAGGGGTATCCGTACACGTCGGAGACCTGGCCGGGGCTGCGCACCATGCCGGGGCTTGAGCCGGCCGAACTGGGGCGGATCGAGCGGCTGGTGAAGCAGGCGATCGGGGTCAAGGAACTGTGGGTGGAGAAGGCGCCCGGCGGCGGGACGCTCAACCACAACTGCATCCAGGTCGTCGGGAAGGGCGAGAGCGAGCCCCGGCCACACACCGATTCCCGCGCCCTGTGCCGGTACGCCGCCGTGCTCTACCTCAACCCCTCCGTGCCGAAGGACTGCGGCACCAGTTTCTACCGGCAGCACCTCCCCGGCGGACGCCTCGGCGGCAACGTCGTCCAAGCTCCGCACAACAACCTCGTCGAGGCCTTGGGGACGCGGTTCGTGGCGCCGGACGCCTTTGAAGAGGACGTGCGCGTGCCGCACAAGTACAACAGCCTGTTGCTCTACCACGCCAACCTCGTGCACAGCGCGACCGGTTACCACGGCAGCACGCTGGAGGAGAAGCGGATGACCGCCGTCTTCTTCTGGATGGCCTGA
- a CDS encoding carboxymuconolactone decarboxylase family protein, with amino-acid sequence MGARLNPFASPLAGKALTHFIAAGKVIDDSPLPAATQELVKLRASQINGCGFCTDMHSKDAAAAGETAVRLNLVAAWREATVFSDAERAALELAEEGTRIADAAGGVSDEVWANAAKYYDDEQLIALVSLIALINSFNRMNVMLTMPAGDYQPGQFA; translated from the coding sequence ATGGGTGCTCGACTGAACCCCTTTGCCAGTCCGCTCGCCGGCAAGGCCCTGACTCACTTCATCGCCGCGGGCAAGGTCATCGACGACTCGCCGCTGCCCGCCGCCACGCAGGAACTGGTGAAGCTGCGCGCGAGCCAGATCAACGGGTGCGGGTTCTGCACCGACATGCACAGCAAGGACGCGGCCGCCGCGGGTGAGACGGCGGTGCGGCTCAACCTCGTCGCCGCCTGGCGGGAAGCCACCGTGTTCAGCGACGCGGAGCGCGCCGCGCTGGAGCTGGCCGAGGAAGGGACCCGTATCGCGGACGCGGCCGGTGGGGTGTCGGATGAAGTGTGGGCGAACGCCGCCAAGTACTACGACGATGAGCAACTCATCGCGCTCGTCTCGCTGATCGCCCTCATCAACAGCTTCAACCGGATGAACGTCATGCTCACGATGCCCGCCGGCGATTACCAGCCCGGTCAGTTCGCCTGA
- a CDS encoding ATP-binding protein encodes MLGIVSGRQRRGKTYLLRALVEQCGGFYFGATAGTEAESLRQFSAALAEHQGSPVPFTFATWDDAISYLFGLAVPGRGDSPFLVVIDEFPYLAKVAPELPSLIQRVIDRFQVDESGMRLLLCGSAMSVMGGLLASTAPLRGRAQLELVVRPFGYRAAADFWGVADDPALAVRLHALVGGTPAYRRQFLADDVPAGPEDFDDWVCRTVLSPFSPLFREARYLLAEEADIRDTALYHSVLAAVAQGNTTRGGIAGYIGRKSVDISHPLNVLEDSHLLARESDIFRAGKSQYRITEPLINFYEAVMRPAWARLESGQAAEVWGQSAERFAAQVAGPHFEAVCREYVLGPGRSLLSTSLGEVGSGVVADPKERRQIEIDVAVVESGSGAGSPAVTLLGEVKWGTVMGVNQLERLGRARELLAGRGMDTTRCGLACFSAVGFSDALRARAEGGGVLLIGLDELYGRAMPTALLP; translated from the coding sequence ATGCTCGGCATCGTCAGCGGCCGACAGCGCAGGGGGAAGACGTATCTCCTGCGGGCGCTCGTCGAGCAGTGTGGGGGCTTCTACTTCGGGGCCACCGCAGGGACCGAGGCCGAATCACTTCGGCAGTTCAGCGCGGCCCTGGCCGAGCACCAGGGCTCTCCGGTGCCCTTCACCTTCGCCACCTGGGACGACGCGATCTCGTATCTCTTCGGTCTCGCCGTACCGGGGCGCGGGGACAGTCCGTTCCTCGTCGTCATCGACGAGTTTCCGTACCTCGCGAAGGTGGCGCCGGAGCTTCCCTCGCTCATCCAGCGCGTGATCGACCGCTTCCAGGTGGACGAGAGCGGCATGAGGCTCCTCCTCTGCGGTTCGGCGATGTCCGTCATGGGAGGACTGCTCGCCAGCACCGCGCCCCTGCGCGGCAGGGCCCAGCTCGAACTCGTCGTACGTCCCTTCGGCTACCGGGCCGCGGCGGACTTCTGGGGTGTCGCCGACGATCCCGCGCTCGCCGTACGGCTGCACGCGCTGGTCGGCGGCACCCCCGCGTACCGCCGTCAGTTCCTGGCGGACGACGTTCCCGCCGGTCCGGAGGACTTCGACGACTGGGTGTGCCGGACCGTCCTCTCGCCGTTCAGTCCGCTCTTCCGTGAGGCGCGCTATCTGCTCGCCGAGGAGGCCGACATCCGTGACACGGCGCTCTACCACTCGGTACTCGCGGCGGTGGCACAGGGCAACACCACACGAGGCGGCATCGCGGGCTACATCGGCCGCAAGTCCGTCGACATCTCGCATCCGCTCAATGTCCTGGAGGACAGCCATCTGCTGGCCCGCGAGTCGGACATCTTCCGGGCCGGAAAGTCGCAGTACCGCATCACCGAGCCGCTGATCAACTTCTATGAGGCGGTCATGCGTCCGGCCTGGGCGCGGCTGGAGAGCGGACAGGCCGCCGAGGTCTGGGGACAGTCGGCGGAGCGCTTCGCGGCGCAGGTCGCGGGACCGCATTTCGAGGCGGTGTGCCGGGAGTACGTGCTCGGACCCGGACGCTCCCTGCTGAGTACGTCGTTGGGGGAGGTCGGCAGCGGTGTGGTGGCCGACCCGAAGGAGCGCCGGCAGATCGAGATCGATGTGGCCGTCGTCGAATCGGGGTCCGGAGCCGGCAGTCCCGCGGTCACGCTGCTGGGCGAGGTGAAGTGGGGGACCGTCATGGGGGTGAACCAGTTGGAACGCCTGGGTCGGGCCAGGGAACTCCTTGCCGGCCGGGGCATGGACACGACGCGGTGCGGGCTGGCGTGCTTCAGCGCCGTCGGCTTCAGCGACGCTCTCCGTGCCCGGGCCGAAGGAGGCGGTGTGCTGTTGATCGGCCTCGACGAGCTGTACGGCCGTGCGATGCCGACGGCGCTGCTGCCCTGA
- a CDS encoding LAETG motif-containing sortase-dependent surface protein, whose protein sequence is MSIASRVTVRRLLGTGAASLALAAASVGGASGAWAHGGGGDGWESGGHYRPGSGAGTVTETEGCQFSLNGTDFFPSVKVDDQNLKPTDDGKIHIKVRTAGDAGSCTASLASYIAHGPTFATSGQQVFVDFDTVTVKKGQTDSLDIAVPDEGCFAQIDLYRGAVKFDGNPAAGDGLVHGDLPKGPDHTVIKDKLIAAWNGGTKDCTTTESQPPTPSAPASVPPSVPESTPPASDSSTPTPSASESTPESSTPTPSDSESTTPAPAPSPNGGGGGDLAETGGGSNTGALVGGAAVLLAGGAAIVVATRRRRAAQS, encoded by the coding sequence ATGTCCATAGCGAGTCGTGTCACTGTGCGTCGCCTGCTGGGGACGGGCGCCGCCTCCCTCGCCCTCGCCGCGGCATCCGTCGGCGGCGCCTCCGGCGCCTGGGCCCACGGCGGTGGCGGTGACGGCTGGGAGTCCGGTGGCCACTACCGGCCCGGCTCCGGCGCCGGCACGGTCACCGAGACCGAGGGCTGCCAGTTCTCGCTGAACGGCACGGACTTCTTCCCCTCCGTCAAGGTCGACGACCAGAACCTGAAGCCCACCGACGACGGCAAGATCCACATCAAGGTCCGCACCGCCGGAGACGCCGGCAGCTGCACCGCCTCGCTCGCCTCGTACATCGCCCACGGCCCGACCTTCGCCACCTCCGGCCAGCAGGTCTTCGTCGACTTCGACACGGTGACCGTGAAGAAGGGCCAGACCGACTCGCTCGACATCGCGGTGCCGGACGAGGGCTGCTTCGCGCAGATCGACCTCTACCGCGGCGCGGTCAAGTTCGACGGCAACCCGGCCGCCGGCGACGGCCTCGTCCACGGCGACCTGCCCAAGGGCCCCGACCACACGGTCATCAAGGACAAGCTGATCGCGGCCTGGAACGGCGGCACGAAGGACTGCACGACCACCGAGTCCCAGCCCCCGACCCCGTCGGCCCCGGCCTCGGTCCCGCCGTCGGTCCCGGAGTCCACCCCGCCGGCCTCCGACTCCTCGACCCCGACCCCGAGCGCCTCCGAGTCGACCCCGGAGTCCTCCACCCCGACCCCGTCCGACTCCGAGTCGACCACTCCCGCGCCGGCCCCCTCGCCCAACGGCGGCGGTGGCGGCGACCTGGCCGAGACCGGTGGCGGCAGCAACACCGGCGCGCTGGTCGGCGGGGCGGCGGTCCTGCTGGCGGGCGGGGCGGCGATCGTGGTCGCGACGCGTCGCCGGCGGGCCGCGCAGTCGTAG
- a CDS encoding DUF397 domain-containing protein translates to MDTELRWQKSSFSGGAEGNECVEVAATPGMIHLRESDTPTTHLTTTPTPLTHLLQAIHTGTLHPHH, encoded by the coding sequence ATGGACACCGAGCTGCGCTGGCAGAAGTCGTCCTTCTCTGGAGGGGCCGAAGGAAACGAGTGCGTCGAGGTCGCCGCCACCCCCGGCATGATCCACCTCCGCGAATCCGACACCCCCACCACCCACCTCACCACCACCCCAACCCCCCTCACCCACCTCCTCCAGGCAATACACACAGGCACCCTCCACCCCCATCACTGA
- a CDS encoding APC family permease produces the protein MASMDVPADLPKPVPKAHTAARARPAPTLTWVTLALMTTSSVASLRAAPTMAVYGLACVFLYLAPAVVFLLPTALVSAELASGWSGGVYRWVSEGLTKPLGFLAVWCQFAMTIFYYPSLLAFVASTISYVIDPALASNGLYTAIVIMVLYWTGVWVSSRGTKALAGLSSWGLIIGTLIPGTILVVLGMVFLSQGNPSAAPMTSSHLLPEWTGLASLVLIVNNFLSYSGMEMNAVHVSSLKDPAKEYPKSMFLAMGLVLLIFILPALAISWVVPSDQTSLTAGVMQAFNAFFSYFHIGWMTPIAAVMLVSASLGGMLTWLAGPSKGLLEISRSEGYLPPFLQKLNRFGVQQNILVTQGVVTTVIALGYALLPNVSNVYWIFSTITTQVYLIVYLLMFVAAMRLRKTQPDHPRGYRVPALHLLCTVGLLASVAALAIGFVPPSQFGGGSVWSYVGIIGGGLVILGLLIPWAFLKFRKPSWRTTAPAEDGTTAGGVA, from the coding sequence GTGGCCTCGATGGACGTCCCCGCCGACCTGCCGAAGCCGGTGCCGAAGGCGCACACGGCGGCGAGAGCCCGGCCCGCGCCCACCCTGACCTGGGTCACCCTCGCGCTGATGACGACCTCCTCGGTGGCCAGCCTGCGGGCCGCCCCGACGATGGCCGTGTACGGCCTGGCCTGCGTGTTCCTGTACCTCGCCCCGGCGGTCGTGTTCCTGCTGCCGACCGCGCTGGTCTCGGCGGAACTCGCCTCCGGCTGGAGCGGCGGTGTCTACCGCTGGGTGAGCGAGGGGCTGACGAAACCGCTCGGATTCCTCGCCGTGTGGTGCCAGTTCGCGATGACGATCTTCTACTACCCGAGCCTGCTCGCCTTCGTCGCGAGCACCATCTCGTACGTCATCGACCCGGCCCTCGCCTCCAACGGCCTCTACACCGCGATCGTCATCATGGTCCTGTACTGGACGGGCGTGTGGGTGTCGTCCCGTGGGACCAAGGCCCTTGCGGGACTGTCCAGTTGGGGACTCATCATCGGAACCCTCATACCGGGCACCATCCTTGTCGTGCTCGGCATGGTCTTCCTCTCCCAGGGCAATCCCTCGGCCGCCCCGATGACGTCCAGCCATCTGCTGCCCGAGTGGACGGGCCTCGCCAGCCTGGTCCTCATCGTCAACAACTTCCTCTCCTACTCCGGCATGGAGATGAACGCCGTCCACGTCTCGTCGCTGAAGGACCCGGCGAAGGAGTACCCCAAGTCGATGTTCCTGGCGATGGGGTTGGTGCTGCTCATCTTCATCCTCCCCGCCCTGGCGATCAGTTGGGTGGTGCCGTCCGACCAGACGAGCCTCACGGCTGGTGTGATGCAGGCGTTCAACGCGTTCTTCTCGTACTTCCACATCGGCTGGATGACCCCGATCGCCGCCGTGATGCTGGTCTCCGCCTCGCTCGGCGGCATGCTCACCTGGCTGGCCGGACCGTCCAAGGGCCTGCTGGAGATCTCCCGCAGCGAGGGCTATCTCCCGCCGTTCCTACAGAAGTTGAACCGGTTCGGGGTGCAGCAGAACATCCTCGTCACCCAGGGTGTCGTCACGACCGTCATCGCGCTCGGGTACGCGCTGCTCCCCAACGTCTCCAACGTGTACTGGATCTTCTCGACCATCACCACGCAGGTGTACCTGATCGTCTACCTGTTGATGTTCGTCGCCGCGATGCGCCTCCGGAAGACCCAGCCCGACCACCCGCGCGGCTACCGCGTCCCCGCCCTCCATCTCCTGTGCACGGTCGGCCTGTTGGCCTCGGTCGCCGCCCTCGCGATCGGTTTCGTGCCGCCCTCGCAGTTCGGCGGCGGCAGCGTCTGGTCGTACGTCGGGATCATCGGCGGCGGACTCGTCATCCTCGGCCTGCTGATCCCGTGGGCCTTCCTCAAGTTCCGCAAACCCTCCTGGCGTACGACCGCGCCCGCGGAGGACGGGACGACGGCCGGTGGTGTCGCATGA
- a CDS encoding glycoside hydrolase family 13 protein, whose product MTDLSSRDPDWWRQAVVYQVYPRSFADADGDGLGDLKGITQRLGHLAALGVDALWLSPFYPSELADGGYDVADYRDVDPRLGTLDDFDAMVAEAHRLGLKVMVDIVPNHTSRLHSWFQEALAAPPGSAARDRYVFRDGRGADGQLPPTDWPSVFGGSAWKQLPDGQWYLHLFTPEQPDLNWDNEEVREDFRTTLRFWSDRGVDGFRVDVAHALVKDLSEPLRDVGPIAANSEDVLDSIPPGTHPYYDRDEVHEIYRDWRRTVLDTYTPPRMAVAEAWVPAARRALYARPDELGQAFNFEYLEAGWDAAELREVITGSLATARAASASATWVLSNHDVVRHASRLMLPPGTDPNTWLLSNGHTPPVDTAAGLRRARAATLLMLALPGSSYVYQGEELGLPEVADLPVEVLQDPVWEQQGHTHKGRDGCRVPLPWTSTGPSYGFGAGPAWLPQPASFASYAVEAQDGTEGSTLELYRTALRLRRKLLDGEELTWAADSPPGVLHFARSDGWRCVTNLSDVPFALPPGEVLLSSEPAAGGGELAPDTTVWLGA is encoded by the coding sequence GTGACCGACCTGTCCTCCCGTGACCCGGACTGGTGGCGGCAAGCCGTCGTCTACCAGGTCTATCCGCGCAGTTTCGCCGACGCCGACGGCGACGGACTCGGGGACCTCAAGGGCATCACCCAGCGCCTCGGTCACCTCGCCGCGCTCGGCGTCGACGCGCTCTGGCTCAGCCCGTTCTACCCGTCCGAACTCGCCGACGGCGGCTACGACGTCGCCGACTACCGCGACGTCGACCCGCGCCTGGGCACCCTCGACGACTTCGACGCGATGGTCGCCGAGGCGCACCGTCTCGGCCTGAAGGTCATGGTCGACATCGTGCCCAACCACACCTCCCGGCTGCACAGTTGGTTCCAGGAGGCGCTCGCCGCCCCGCCCGGTTCCGCCGCCCGCGACCGCTACGTGTTCAGGGACGGACGCGGTGCGGACGGTCAACTCCCGCCCACCGACTGGCCGTCGGTGTTCGGCGGCAGCGCGTGGAAGCAACTCCCCGACGGGCAGTGGTACTTGCACCTCTTCACGCCCGAACAGCCCGACCTGAACTGGGACAACGAGGAGGTGCGGGAGGACTTCCGCACCACGCTCCGCTTCTGGTCCGACCGGGGCGTCGACGGCTTCCGCGTCGACGTCGCCCATGCCCTGGTCAAGGACCTCAGCGAGCCGCTCCGCGACGTGGGACCCATCGCGGCGAACTCCGAGGACGTCCTCGACTCGATCCCGCCGGGCACCCACCCCTACTACGACCGCGACGAGGTCCACGAGATCTACCGCGACTGGCGGCGTACGGTCCTCGACACCTACACCCCGCCCCGCATGGCGGTCGCCGAGGCCTGGGTACCGGCCGCCCGCCGCGCCCTCTACGCCCGCCCGGACGAACTCGGCCAGGCCTTCAACTTCGAGTACCTGGAGGCCGGTTGGGACGCGGCCGAACTCCGCGAGGTGATCACCGGCTCGCTCGCCACGGCCCGCGCGGCGAGCGCCTCGGCGACCTGGGTGCTGTCCAACCACGACGTCGTACGCCACGCCTCGCGCCTGATGCTGCCTCCGGGCACCGACCCGAACACCTGGCTGCTGTCGAACGGCCACACCCCGCCCGTCGACACGGCGGCAGGCCTGCGCAGGGCCCGTGCCGCGACGTTGCTGATGCTGGCGCTGCCCGGTTCGTCGTACGTCTACCAGGGCGAGGAACTCGGTCTGCCCGAGGTCGCCGACCTGCCCGTAGAGGTCCTCCAGGACCCCGTCTGGGAACAGCAGGGCCACACCCACAAGGGCCGCGACGGCTGCCGCGTACCCCTGCCGTGGACTTCGACCGGTCCGTCGTACGGCTTCGGGGCGGGGCCCGCGTGGCTGCCGCAGCCGGCGAGCTTCGCGTCGTACGCCGTCGAGGCACAGGACGGGACCGAGGGCTCGACCCTGGAGCTGTACCGCACGGCATTGCGGCTGCGCCGCAAGCTGCTCGACGGGGAGGAGCTGACGTGGGCCGCGGACAGCCCGCCCGGGGTGCTGCACTTCGCGCGCTCCGACGGCTGGCGGTGTGTCACCAACCTGTCGGACGTGCCCTTCGCCCTGCCGCCGGGGGAGGTGCTGCTGAGCAGCGAACCGGCGGCAGGGGGTGGCGAGTTGGCGCCCGACACGACCGTGTGGCTGGGGGCGTAG
- a CDS encoding threonine/serine exporter family protein, producing the protein MEQQRAVPALGELDELTTFLARLTRLLLRSSGEGAELIEDSVRSAARALGGEASLLLVPDAAALTVIAGGGTRTVTVRGFPEVFRLDQVTALKPLLAEVEKGRLSVPEADRRLARIENAPAPYPWPLKFLGIVLFSLGFAPLMQPTWYEVGSTAVLATIAAALAITADRLPRLAKVLPLVVSTVVSVVALEVFAREPSHGGPVLLMLPALFFFVPGDYLSAATAELAAGLITTGAIRLVYAVFLLVQLYLGVMLGVFATGTSTHSLWDIAADSDMARWALFLGWIVFTAGTVLAFAVPRRLYWPLLVLVYVTVGVQSLFTKLVGEVGGTFVAAAVLSAAATLLARSEHRPPRLVLLLPGFFTLTVGSLGMRGLTTLAGGHVIEGFRDLLKLVTIVTAIAVGMVFGAALTERRKGA; encoded by the coding sequence GTGGAGCAACAGCGCGCGGTCCCCGCGCTCGGCGAACTCGACGAACTCACCACGTTCCTGGCCCGGTTGACCCGGCTGCTGCTCCGGTCCAGCGGTGAGGGCGCCGAGTTGATCGAGGACTCCGTACGGTCGGCGGCCCGCGCCCTGGGCGGCGAGGCCTCGCTCCTGCTGGTTCCGGACGCGGCGGCGCTCACGGTGATCGCCGGTGGCGGCACACGGACGGTGACCGTGCGCGGTTTCCCCGAGGTGTTCCGCCTGGACCAGGTCACCGCGCTGAAGCCGCTGCTCGCGGAGGTGGAGAAGGGCCGCCTGAGCGTGCCGGAGGCGGACCGACGGCTGGCCAGGATCGAGAACGCCCCCGCCCCCTACCCCTGGCCGCTCAAGTTCCTCGGCATCGTGCTGTTCTCGCTGGGCTTCGCACCGTTGATGCAGCCGACCTGGTACGAGGTCGGGTCGACGGCGGTACTGGCCACGATCGCGGCGGCGTTGGCGATCACGGCGGACCGACTCCCGCGCCTGGCGAAGGTGTTGCCGCTGGTCGTCTCAACGGTGGTTTCGGTGGTGGCACTTGAGGTGTTCGCCCGCGAACCGTCCCACGGCGGCCCGGTGTTGCTGATGCTCCCGGCGCTCTTCTTCTTCGTCCCCGGCGACTATCTGAGCGCGGCCACGGCCGAGTTGGCGGCCGGCCTCATCACCACGGGCGCGATCCGCCTCGTCTACGCCGTGTTCCTGCTGGTGCAGCTCTATCTGGGCGTAATGCTGGGCGTGTTCGCGACAGGCACCTCCACGCACTCCCTCTGGGACATCGCGGCGGACTCCGACATGGCGCGCTGGGCACTGTTCCTGGGCTGGATCGTGTTCACCGCGGGCACGGTCCTCGCCTTCGCCGTACCGCGCCGCCTGTACTGGCCGCTGCTCGTCCTCGTCTACGTCACGGTGGGCGTGCAGTCGTTGTTCACGAAGCTGGTGGGGGAGGTCGGGGGGACGTTCGTGGCGGCGGCGGTGCTGTCGGCGGCGGCGACACTGCTGGCCCGTTCCGAGCACCGCCCGCCCCGCCTGGTCCTGCTCCTCCCCGGCTTCTTCACCCTCACCGTCGGCTCCCTCGGCATGCGCGGCCTGACGACGCTGGCGGGCGGGCATGTCATCGAGGGCTTCCGGGACCTGCTGAAACTGGTCACGATCGTCACGGCGATCGCGGTGGGGATGGTGTTCGGGGCGGCGCTGACGGAGAGAAGAAAGGGGGCGTAA
- a CDS encoding PucR family transcriptional regulator, whose product MRTLSPAARALAARCEPRVNELARRMTRTVFEDLHGYAELPADVRGVEITATARHGLRRFLRGAADGEVPRPAADGGLRYFQERALQRADEGMPLQLLLGTYTAGAQVLWQALTDAARPGEESALTELCGALIAAQGRVIGAVTESYLDEQAAIVAERGEQRRSLARALLEGTGAADAVEGPVLVVHLRFEARQSGGVAVRRLVRRVQTALDRLFGTEVSALLDGGGGHALVPGRTELPDVAAEVLREAAGPGLRLAATVASGAGDVPDAARVGEEIVRVATACGHAPGPHHLDDVLLEYHLSRPSAGSARIAVLLAPLADRPDLTATLRTHLEQRQDRRATARVLGLHPNSVDYRLARITELTGLDLGAPRDAALALAALLLGPRQAN is encoded by the coding sequence ATGCGCACCCTTTCCCCGGCCGCCCGCGCGCTCGCCGCCCGCTGCGAACCGCGGGTGAACGAGCTGGCCCGGCGGATGACCCGCACCGTCTTCGAGGATCTGCACGGGTACGCCGAACTGCCCGCGGACGTAAGGGGCGTGGAGATCACGGCGACGGCCCGGCACGGCCTGCGCCGGTTCCTCCGGGGCGCGGCCGACGGCGAGGTCCCCCGTCCTGCGGCGGACGGGGGCCTGCGGTACTTCCAGGAACGCGCCCTCCAACGCGCGGACGAGGGCATGCCGCTCCAGCTCCTCCTCGGGACCTACACCGCCGGCGCGCAGGTCTTGTGGCAGGCGCTCACGGACGCGGCCCGCCCCGGTGAGGAGAGCGCGCTGACCGAACTGTGCGGCGCGCTCATCGCCGCGCAGGGTCGTGTCATCGGCGCGGTGACCGAGAGCTACCTCGACGAACAGGCCGCGATCGTCGCGGAGCGGGGGGAGCAACGGCGTTCGCTGGCAAGGGCGTTGCTGGAGGGGACCGGGGCAGCCGATGCGGTGGAGGGGCCGGTCCTGGTCGTACATCTGCGGTTCGAGGCCCGGCAGTCCGGCGGTGTCGCGGTACGACGCCTCGTGCGCCGGGTGCAGACGGCCCTGGACCGACTCTTCGGCACGGAGGTATCGGCGCTGCTGGACGGTGGTGGCGGTCACGCGCTCGTGCCGGGGCGTACGGAGTTGCCGGACGTGGCGGCGGAGGTACTACGGGAGGCGGCGGGCCCGGGACTCCGGCTGGCCGCGACGGTCGCCTCGGGGGCCGGGGACGTCCCGGACGCGGCGCGGGTGGGCGAGGAGATCGTGCGGGTGGCGACGGCCTGCGGCCACGCCCCGGGCCCGCATCACCTGGACGACGTACTCCTGGAGTACCACCTGTCCCGCCCCAGCGCGGGCAGCGCGCGGATAGCGGTGCTCCTCGCGCCCCTCGCCGACCGCCCGGACCTGACGGCCACCCTCCGCACCCACCTGGAACAACGCCAGGACCGCAGAGCCACGGCCCGAGTCCTCGGCCTCCACCCCAACTCGGTGGACTACCGCCTGGCCCGCATCACCGAACTGACCGGCCTGGACCTGGGCGCACCCCGGGATGCGGCACTGGCGTTGGCGGCACTGCTGCTCGGCCCGCGTCAGGCGAACTGA